The DNA sequence TGAATTGGCATACGGTGCTCGTAGCGCAGGTTCGATTCCACCAAACTCAACATTGATCTTTGAAGTTGAGTTGTTTGAAGTTGAAAAGCCAGCGGTAGAAACGCGCTAAGCTAAATTCAAATAACCAATCTTTAAAACGGTTAAAACAAAAACGCGAGGGCTTAATGAGCTACTCGCGTTTTTTTATGGACAGCGTTTTTCACTAAAACGCAAAAGAAACAGGGTTAATTTTGGTAAAGCGCTAAACCTTCGATACGTTGTTTAACTAACGCTGTCATTGCTTTGTAGCCGTCCGAATCTACCTCACCAATTTGACTCGTCAATTGTTGATAACTTAAGTTTTCTGGAAGGTTATTGATGTCAGGAAAAAATATCCCTTCGATTTGAGAGTTAGCTAACAGCTGTTGTGCATCTCGTGCTTTTTTTGCAGAGCTTGTTAATTCCTGACTGAAGCGGATCCCGGCTTTATCGGCTGCTAAATCAGCAAAGCTATAACCACTTCCGCCGACATTTGAATCATTTAACTCTTTGAACTCACCAATTTTAAAACCAATTTGCTCACCACCAATCTGATCTAAAACGGCAGAGTATAAAAAGTGTAGGGCTAAATCGTTACGCCCGGCTAGTGTGGTTCCAAATCTAGACCCGCGAAACTGAACATCTTTAATCCCTGCATATTCAGCAAATCGCTTATCGCCAAAAAACGCCGCCAGCGCCCAAATTGCAGCGCGATTTTGCTCGATGGCGTCACCTGCTTGGCGAGAAGCAAGGGAAAACACCTGTTGTGTATAAAACGCCAGTGATTGGTTTGGTAGCTCTATACTCTGAAGATGCGTGTAGTATTCGGCAAAGCGTTGGGTATTGACCTCAATTCCTAAATATTCGCTGGTCACAATGGCAGAAGCTTGGATAAGAGATTGTTTAATGTTGTAGCCTCTAAATTGACTGGGACGTTGAGTAAACAAACTCATTGAGTCGTCATTAACTTTGATGTGAGTAACAACTGAGATAAGAGACTGACTAAACTCTTCACCTAAAAACTTGTTGGCAGCTAGCTTTATCAACCAGTTGGCCATTGATGAAGGAATGGGTAAATCGCCAATTTGACAATACTCCGCTTTAAACGATCGAGTCGACTGTAAAAAGGTGCAGTAACCATTGAGGTACAGACTTGAGTAATTTGGGTATGGTTGAAATGAACCACCGATAGTGACTCTTCGGCCACTGATAAGGGCTTCTAAGCGTGAACGCGGCACTGTATGAGCGGCAAGTGCCATCAAATCGTCTAATTCAGATTGGGTTACGACTAAATCGATTTGGTCCTCAGAGCCCTTAAGTTGCTGAGCAATTCTGCCTAACATCGTTTTGGCAGAGCGTACTTGTTCGGAGTTAATGACCGTATTGGGTTTAAGTAAAGGGCTTGGAGCTGTTATCAGGTAGAAAAGGCCGATTACACTGATGCCTATTACTACACATAAAAATAAGAGGCCTTTGATAAAAGACGACATAAGTGAAAAAACAGCTCCATTTTTTGTGGGGTTGGGCTAATTTTGCTTAGTGTAGTAAGCGTGAATCAGCTCATCTTCTAACTCCATTCTGTTTTCTAGTGTGGTACCTAGATCACTGAGGTCGTTATCAAACCCAATAAACTCTGAATTGGCAGGAAGATTAGAGTATTTATCATTGAAGTCAACCAAGGTCTGTGTGGTTTCTGTTATCAGTGGGTACAATTTGTTGGCTAAATCCGCGCTTTCCGTGCCATTACATTGTTCGACAATTTCGTCATACACTTCAAAGTGACCCGCAGATAAATAATCAATCAAGATCTGACAAAACTCGGTAATGACAGAGTAGTCTGGAAGGGAGTTCTTTTTTGATTCAAAAGGGGGTAATCCCGCTAATTCACAATATTTAACCAGTAATGACTGCCGCTCTGCTAACCAAGTGTCTATGGCCGTGTGCGCACCGCCGTATTTTTGTTTTGTTTGTTCTTGCCTTACTAACATGACTGCACCTTCCTCTTTGAAAGATCGATTATTTTCCGTATGTTAATTAAAATTATAGACACAATTTACAAATTAACATCTCAGATTTGAACGGTTGTGGTTTAGAATAACGCCACAACATGACGAGCCGATTAAGGGAACCTTATGATTCAACACAGTATGTCATTTTCATCTGATTTAGAAGGTTGGTGGTGCGTGATTCATACTCATCGGATCTTTATGCCTGTCCCTCATCAAAATATCCCTTTTGGCCGTTTTGAAGATTTAGCTTTGCCTATCAGTGAGCCAGAACAGGTCCATAAAATTGGCGAATGGGATGGCGAACCCGTTTATGCGATAAATGCCGAAGAGCTCGACGAACCAACAGATGAGTTTGTAGGTTTGCGCACGGCTTTATTTGAGCATCCTCAAATGTTTGAATTTGCGGCACGGGCGTTTCAAGTTCACTTGTTTTTAAAAACACATCAGTATTGTGGCCAATGTGGTCAACCGATGACGCTGGTGGATTGGGAGTTGGCCACTCAATGTGAGCCATGTCGCCACCGCTGCTACCCTCGTATTTCTCCTGTCGTCATCGTTGCCATACGTCGTGGCAATCAAATTTTATTGGCCAAAAACAAGCGCAGTGCGTCTGGGTTATACAGTGTTTTGGCTGGCTTTGTGGAAAGTGGCGAAACCTTAGAACAAGCGGTGCATCGCGAAGTGTATGAAGAAGTTGGGATCAAAGTCAAAAACTTAAAGTACTTTGAAAGTCAGCCATGGCCATTTCCTCATTCTTTGATGGTGGGCTTTTTAGCAGAATATGACTCAGGCGAATTAACACTTTGTGATGAAGAAATAGAAGCTGCTGATTGGTACACGATTGATACTATGCCAAACACTCCGCCACTCAAAACAATCTCGGGTCAGTTGATTGAGCAAACCAAGCGTTTAATGAAAAGGGCATAAAAGAAAAAACCACTCCGAAGAGTGGTCGAATTTTTCTAGCGCGTGAGCTCAACTTGTGAGTTTTTATTGTAGTTTTTCTTGAGCGCGAAGTATTTATAGCACCGCAGATCTGGCTGTGCAACTTTTGACCACAACTTTATTCGAATAAAAAGAGTGTTTTTTATACACTTTGATTCTATAGAGTATTCTATGGAGAGAATACGCGAGGTCTGGTAGAATCGCGCCCATTCAAAATCGAGAGAATGTCCAATGACTGAATTAAAAAACGATCGCTATTTACGTGCATTATTAAAAGAGCCTGTTGACCGCACTCCGGTATGGATGATGCGTCAAGCGGGGCGTTATTTACCAGAATATCGAGCAACTCGTGCAGAAGCCGGTGACTTTATGTCATTGTGTAAAAATGCCGAACTAGCTTGTGAAGTAACGATGCAACCTTTACGTCGTTACCCTCTTGATGCAGCGATTTTGTTTTCGGACATTTTGACGATTCCTGATGCAATGGGTCTTGGTCTTTACTTTGAAACGGGTGAGGGTCCTCGTTTTTCTAATCCAATTAAAACCAAAGCCGACATCGACAAGCTACCTATCCCTGATCCGGAAGGTGAGTTGCAATATGTAATGAACGCGGTTCGTACTATTCGTAAAGAACTAAACGGCAGCGTGCCACTAATTGGTTTTTCAGGTAGTCCATGGACACTAGCGACTTACATGGTTGAAGGTAGCGGAACTAAGACCTTCTCTAAAGTCAAAGGTATGATGTACTCAGAACCAAAAATGATGCATCAGTTATTGGATAAAGTTGCAGACTCTGTAACCAGTTATCTAAATGCACAAATCGCCGCAGGTGCCCAATCTGTGATGATTTTTGACACTTGGGGTGGCGTATTAACTCCACGTGATTACAAAGAGTTCTCACTTAACTACATGCAAAAAATTGTAGATGGCTTAACTCGTGAAAACGAAGGCCGTAAAGTACCAGTAACCTTGTTTACTAAAAATGGTGGCCAATGGTTAGAGCAAATGGCTGAAACAGGTGCGGATGCACTTGGTTTGGACTGGACCATGAATATTGCAGAAGCGAAACGTCGTGTTGGTGACAAAGTCGCACTACAAGGCAATATGGATCCTGCGATGTTATATGCCACTCCAGAGCGTATTCGCCAAGAAGTTAAAACTATCCTGGCAGATTACGGTGACAGCGGTACAGGTCATGTATTTAATCTTGGTCACGGTATTACTCCAGACGTAACTCCAGAGAATGCGGGTGCATTCATTAACGCTGTGGTTGATTACAGCGCCGAGTACCACAAGTAATTTAAGACTCATAGCGGTCGAATAGATACAAAAAAAGCGCTTCGAGGTCATACTCTGAAGCGCTTTTTTAATGTTTGTTATTTTGAATACCTTCAGTAAATAACAAACCGTTTGATTAGAACAAACGGTTAAGACCATTCAGTGCTGCTACGCGATAAGCTTCGGCCATTGTCGGGTAGTTGAACGTTGTGTGAATGAAATATTCAATTGTGTTGGCAGAGCCCTTTTGTTGCATGATAGCTTGACCGATGTGGATGATCTCAGCTGCTTGTTCACCAAAACAATGAATACCTAAAATCTCTTTTGTTTCACAGTGGAATAAGATTTTAAGACCGCCAACAGGTGTTGCGCCAATTTGTGCACGCGCTAGATGTTTGAATGAAGAACGTCCTACTTCGTATGGGATCTTAGCCGCAGTCAATTCTTGCTCTGTTTTACCAACAGAAGACATTTCTGGAATTGTATAGATACCGGTAGGAATATCGTCAATCAGTTTGCCTTCGGTGGTTAAGTTAAGCATGTAGTCAGCACAGATACGACCTTGATCATATGCCGCACTTGCAAGGCTTGGGTAACCAATCACATCACCAACCGCAAAAATGTTATCAACGGCTGTTTTGTATGTTTTGTCTACTGCTAATGAACCGCGAGAGTTTGCCTCTAAGCCAATTGCATCTAAGTTTAGGCTATCAGTGTTACCCGTACGGCCGTTAGCAAATAAGATACAGTCTGCTTTCATGCGTTTACCAGACTTAAGTGTCATGATAACGCCGTCTTCGTCGGCTTCAATTTTGTCGTATTCTTCACCGTGACGGATCACAATACCGCTATTCCAGAAGTGATAGCTCAAAGAGTCCGTCATTTCTGCATCCATGAAAGATAACAAACGGTCACGTGTGTTAATCAAGTCTACTTTGCAGCCTAAACCTCGGAAAATCGATGCGTACTCACAGCCAATTACGCCCGCACCGTAGATGATGATGTTTTTAGGCTGATGTTTTAAAGACAAGATAGTGTCTGAGTCATAAACACGAGGATGTTTAAAATCAACATCAACTGGGTTGTAAGGGCGAGAACCCGTTGCAATGACAATGTATTCTGCTGTTAACGTTTCGATAGAACCATCAAGTAGTTCTAGCTTTAACGTGTGCTTATCAATGAATGACGCCGAACCATGGTAAATAGTTACGTCGTTGCGATCATAAAAACCACCACGCAAACGAACTTGATCACGAATAACTTTGGTCGTGTGCTCAAGGATGTTGTCGAAGGTTAATGTCGCGGCTTTTTCAGTTTTGTTAAACAACGGGTTGCTGTTGTATTCGACTAAGCGGCTAACAGAGTGACGTAAGGCTTTTGATGGGATGGTACCCCAGTGCGTACAGCCACCACCAACTTGACTGTGCTTTTCGATTACGGCTACTTTTTTACCTGCTTTAGTCAGGTTCATTGCCGCGCCTTCACCGCCAGGGCCGGTACCAATTACGATCGCATCATATTGAAATGATGTTGGCTTTTGGTCTGCTTGGTTTTTTTGTTTTTTACTGGTCACAAATACACCTTCGTCGCTTCAAACTTTTTTAGAATGATGTTGCATCATATTTATCTCGTAAGTTTAACAAAGAATTAAAACTTAGA is a window from the Psychrosphaera ytuae genome containing:
- the rsd gene encoding sigma D regulator produces the protein MLVRQEQTKQKYGGAHTAIDTWLAERQSLLVKYCELAGLPPFESKKNSLPDYSVITEFCQILIDYLSAGHFEVYDEIVEQCNGTESADLANKLYPLITETTQTLVDFNDKYSNLPANSEFIGFDNDLSDLGTTLENRMELEDELIHAYYTKQN
- the nudC gene encoding NAD(+) diphosphatase, translated to MIQHSMSFSSDLEGWWCVIHTHRIFMPVPHQNIPFGRFEDLALPISEPEQVHKIGEWDGEPVYAINAEELDEPTDEFVGLRTALFEHPQMFEFAARAFQVHLFLKTHQYCGQCGQPMTLVDWELATQCEPCRHRCYPRISPVVIVAIRRGNQILLAKNKRSASGLYSVLAGFVESGETLEQAVHREVYEEVGIKVKNLKYFESQPWPFPHSLMVGFLAEYDSGELTLCDEEIEAADWYTIDTMPNTPPLKTISGQLIEQTKRLMKRA
- the hemE gene encoding uroporphyrinogen decarboxylase gives rise to the protein MTELKNDRYLRALLKEPVDRTPVWMMRQAGRYLPEYRATRAEAGDFMSLCKNAELACEVTMQPLRRYPLDAAILFSDILTIPDAMGLGLYFETGEGPRFSNPIKTKADIDKLPIPDPEGELQYVMNAVRTIRKELNGSVPLIGFSGSPWTLATYMVEGSGTKTFSKVKGMMYSEPKMMHQLLDKVADSVTSYLNAQIAAGAQSVMIFDTWGGVLTPRDYKEFSLNYMQKIVDGLTRENEGRKVPVTLFTKNGGQWLEQMAETGADALGLDWTMNIAEAKRRVGDKVALQGNMDPAMLYATPERIRQEVKTILADYGDSGTGHVFNLGHGITPDVTPENAGAFINAVVDYSAEYHK
- the sthA gene encoding Si-specific NAD(P)(+) transhydrogenase translates to MNLTKAGKKVAVIEKHSQVGGGCTHWGTIPSKALRHSVSRLVEYNSNPLFNKTEKAATLTFDNILEHTTKVIRDQVRLRGGFYDRNDVTIYHGSASFIDKHTLKLELLDGSIETLTAEYIVIATGSRPYNPVDVDFKHPRVYDSDTILSLKHQPKNIIIYGAGVIGCEYASIFRGLGCKVDLINTRDRLLSFMDAEMTDSLSYHFWNSGIVIRHGEEYDKIEADEDGVIMTLKSGKRMKADCILFANGRTGNTDSLNLDAIGLEANSRGSLAVDKTYKTAVDNIFAVGDVIGYPSLASAAYDQGRICADYMLNLTTEGKLIDDIPTGIYTIPEMSSVGKTEQELTAAKIPYEVGRSSFKHLARAQIGATPVGGLKILFHCETKEILGIHCFGEQAAEIIHIGQAIMQQKGSANTIEYFIHTTFNYPTMAEAYRVAALNGLNRLF